The window attgtgCGCTTAAGGTTgcgttttcttcatctttttggttacgatgttttttttttttttgttacgtgTGATTTTCAACATCTTCTTCCTCTAAAGGTCAGAGGTCAAATAAAAATCTAAGAAAAAACAGAATGTTGTTTAGCAtaatattaaagaataaaattcacATGAATTCAAATAGGAAAATTATCTTGACTCAGTCAAtactaaaaaagtaaaagaatatattttatgtttttgctgGGTCAACAAAAATCCAGATTAATGTTGAATAGGTAAAAGCCTTTcctggttaaattttttttctttgtcctcTTGGTTTAGTTTCTTTTACCATACATATTATCAGTTTAGTAAATGTTTGCAAACTTCGACTTTTgaagattttgattttataaaattaaatttgattaaaaatgcatttaaaAATATGTGATTATAATGGAAgtaatttagtttatatatcttgataaaaaaaagtacttttAAATACACAATTGTCAatcaaatatgtaaaataatatcaataaataatataggtattaataatataatattttttagaccATCATCTACTCGTAAAGCCGTTATTCaaggtaaaaatatttatttacttttattataattactttaaaatttatactaaatatatttatgatttgatTAGTAATGTAAAATCTTTTACATTCATAATGTTGGTACATGttcattaaattcaaattaatcataacattgattttgaatatatttttacaacaaAATAGTTATGAATATATTTTGGTCAATATAAATGCAActgagtatttttttatcttataaataataaaatattaattataaccaAATCATGATTTAAGATGCATGATTAACTCTTTACAAATTTATCAAAGATATTTAGCATAAATATCAAAATCCATTTAAGATGAGTAAAATACATGGTTATAAGAATATCTACAATGTAAGATCCCTCTTTAAGTTTTTAAATGGATCTTATTTGTGCACATCAttcatttttacctttttcaatTTAAGTATCTCTATAAGATCAATTTAACAGAGGTGAGGTTATGTCACATACCTGATGTTCGGATCTCaatattaatatgatatttttattttagataaaaataaaatatgatattaacattcaaaaacattaaacaaaatctagacagagataaaataatttaaaaaataaaaaaatcatgagtgatttaatttaataatttaataaattatgtgatccaaaaattaataatatattttatatttaataattaatatatatatatatatatatatatatataataaattaaattatatgatatgaTTGTATTGGGTTAggtcaagttaaaaaaaataaaacccattacataatttatttataattggaTCTTAATTGAATTAAGTCATGTTTGATCTAAATAATACTTTAGAAACTCAATCCAATATAATTGGATAGGTTGGATGATAAATCTAAATCCATGATCACCTCTAACATTTTCCTATTTAACTGTGGATGGAAATCCCAATAATAGCAAACTGTGACCGTTTGACCGTTAgatgtaatatttaatttttggtgggacctaattaagaataaaaaaaagtattaaattggACTTGGAGAGAATAGATACTTATGAGATGTTTGTATTGAGAAGAGTAAAAATAAGCTTTGTGTACTTGTAGGATCCATTTAAGAACTCAATTAGAAGTATTGAGTATTTGAGTTGGAGATGATCTAAGCATACAACCTCTCTAACCCAACTCGGCAAACACCTGtacaaaaattaactaaatgaGCCCTACTTATATATATCTCCCATTCttgctctttatttttttataataaagaaaaggtTACTTTCTCTAACATTTCTGGCCCTGCTCAGATTAGGATCGACTCCTTATTTCTTAAGTCTGTGCAGGATATGCTGTTGGAATTGCTCTACccgaattttgtttttttcaaacaaaggctaaatttttataaaagtaagaTTTAAAGCAACTTCTTTATCTTCTTACAATGAAGTtcttaaatgaaataataatttaaatatttcctctagtttaataataacttaaatcACTTTGATGctaattaacatttattaataatattttgcataattttttaagaaaaaaatcaaacatatcatTATCGTTTGATATAAAaacttgagaaaaataaataaagaacatGATATGAGTTTTGTCCCTTTAATAATTACTACGTAATGTATACCACCCAATAGATTGACAAACTTGCATTAGgtataattgaattaaatgtGTGGAAAATGACTCCACTTTGATGTCAATTTCCTTGCGTCGAAATCactcatatttttcttattcagTCATATAAGGTACTACCATGCGACAGGAGGCGGAAATGAGCTGTCACCACAATCACAAGTCAAACCTAGAACTGCGAAAAGTTAATCAACCATTTGGACCCCTAAACAAaacagaacaaaacaaaaagagagaaaaacgaaaaacaaCAGCCCTTGAAAACGAAAAACAATACCTCATCAGATCAGCATTCAATAGTGATATGTATATTAATTAGGTGATTACATTAACCCGCGAAGAAAACGAACAATCttcatgaaaatgaaaaaaaaaattcccagaGAACACATTTATACTCCTACTTTGGCATTGaaatatacattaattatgtttgaataaaaTGCAACTCTTGAAGAGGGCATACaccttcaaaatcaaaattactcTACTAGTTTCGTATAAACGTAACCCTATCTCCACCCACTAAAATCCAACACAACGAAATAAACAGGCAATAAAAGGGTGATTGAGCTCAAGATTGAAAAATCCAGCATCATCACATACACGTTCGATATCAAACAAGAGCCCTATAACAAGAATAAAGGAACCGAAGTTATAAATATAcgctttcttaaaataaataaaaaaattaaaagctttttttacGTCTGAAACTCCATGTTCTATTGCACCGAAAAtgcaaaaagtataatttttttttcccataACGAATGCCTATTCTTATGTACACAAACAGAATTAGAAAAACATCTTAAAATAATGGCAAAATTAACTCACAAAATGTCTCAAAAATTCACCCAGAGGCTTGAGTACCGCACATCCAATTATCCAAACGCCCTAGTATTCCTCCTGTTTTCCTAACACATCACGCCAAATGTGAACGGGTTGATCACCATGGCACGAGTACTTCTCCTTTGTCAAAGACCCCATTGACTTCCCTGTTAATCACCAGAAGTGGGGTATCACTGAAATAACTCCAACACAATGCAAAGCAATGAACCATCATTCGCAATTTCTTATCCGTCTTAAACACAAAAAACCAGCAAGTAGAGCTACTGCTGATCCAAGACTcattcacaactcacaagccTTCCTTCATTACCTAAAGAAAGgcaaatcctccactagctatCAATATCTTACAAATTGGTACCAACAAAGcttgagttttaaaaataacctaTTGCGCTCAATCCTCAATAATTCAAAAGATCCATTCTCTTACATAGTTGTGAAGGTAACCATGCCAACTATATAAGAGGTTTGAAAATGAATAAAGCTATCATACTTCTCAAGTATAGCCTAGTCCTAGTGATGCCTCACAATGAGTTGAAATTATTATAGACATTCCCACAGCATAAAAGCAAGGAATTTGAGGAAAAGATTATAATTGAAAGGTTATAATCATTTTTCCGCCACACATTAAGGTAAATCGTCAAGCatttaaaagttatttcatCACATGATAGAAAGAAGTAGGCATGGACACATAGTTGATTAAACTACAAGTCAATTTGCTTTTCAATTGTTGCAAAGATGAATTATCACAATAAAACTTTgaaaaatttcacaataataactaaaatcGTATGACAAACAAGTCATGGAAACACAAACCCATAACAAGGTGcggaaaaatcaaaacattcatGCAGCACgtgattttaatttcttcagGCGTTTGACAGGAGCAACACCCTTAATTGCCTTCCTGGCCCTCTTCAGTTTTGGCTTTTTGGTAGGAAGAGGCATCTCCCTGATAGGACCTGGAGGCACACCCTTTTTGAGTGCACTTCCTCTGGGTGTTGCAGAGGGAGGCAACCTCAAACTCTGAGGAGGTAAAGGATTGTGTGGCTTCCACACCAAGTTATTTATCATCGAAAATCTTACCTTCTTTGTACTCTTCTCTCCACTCTTGGCCACTGCACTCTCCTCACCATCCAAATCAGCAGAATCCTGAGACGCCTTCCCTTTCAAACTCTttgtcctcttcctcttcttagaCACAGTTCCTCCTGTAGCAGATGCAGCCTGAGGTGAATCACACGCGCTCGCAACTCCATCATCCAAACCCGCCTCCTCAGCAACCTTCTCAAATTGCCTTTGCAGGTTAGCAATCACAGTTTCATTCAACAGCACCACACTCCCATCGTTTGAATTCCCACCATTCTCACAAGCCACATTTTCCTTGTCACTAGAATCCTGAGCAGCGGCAtcacccttcttcttcttcttcttcttcttgctttTTCCACCTTCAACAGAAACCTTCTTATCCTTCTTGCACTTCTTCAACACCTCACCATTACCAGCAACCTCAGCAGGCCCCAGCGGAACCAATTCCGGcacttcctcctcctcctcatcaACAACAAAGTCAGGAATCACAAACTCGAACCCCGAATTCACGGACTCCTTCTCCAGCTTCAAAAACTCGGAATGCAGCGCAAACAGCACCTTCCTATTCCCCTGAATGCACTCAGCAGAAGAACCCACTTCATAAAGCCTCCCAGAAAACCCCATCACCAATGCAACCGTTCCAATTAGAACAACCTCGTCACGAGAATCAACTTCAACCTCGACCCCACTCTTCTTAACCTCCAACAACCTCTTTCCCATCTTAAGCAACAAATCAAACACCCCAGACCTAATCTTCCCCACCAAGACCTTATCATGCACCCTCCCCATAGCCGAAACAAACGGCTTAAGCAGCACCTCGAGAACCTGCTGCTTGAGCGGGAGAAAAGGGCGAAGCTCCTCGAGAAAAACAGTGGCAATGTGGTAATTAACACCGTTCCCATGAGACTTGTTATCCTGAGCGGAGAGAGTCCCCTCGTCGAAAACATTCATTAAGCGCTGCACAAGGAGGAGATCCCAGGAATTGGTTTTCATGAGGGAGAAGAGCTTGGAGACGAACCTGCGGATTAGAAGGTAGAACTTGTCAAGGCGCAGCGCGTCGATGCCGGACCACTCGCGGCGCATGGTGAGGAGGAAGGTGGACAAGTACTGTAGGGAGACGGAGAGGTGGAGGGATAATAGGAGAGAGGAGAGGCGATCGACGAGGTCGGATTGGACGAGGGGCTTGTCGGAGTGCCACATGCAGTAGAAGAGGCCCTTCCAAAGCTTCTTGGCATCGTCGTCGGAGAGGGGCTGGGACTGCGACGGGAGCCATGATTTCAGGAGGAGGCGGAGGGATTTGTCTCGAGTGGTTTTCTTGCAGCATGCCAGCTGCTTCACCAGGGAGCGGCCGATCTGGGACGCCTGCTCCTCCATTGGGAAACCCTAACTGTTACTGATGCCTTCACCACCACCGTCCCAACCGCTTTGGGAATTGCAGTTCTTTTTTAACAAACTAAAACCCTAACGGATCACTACTCAGTGCGGGTTATAACATGCTATTGGGTTGCCCCTTGCCTCTTATATTACACCCACTAGtcactccttttttttctaagaaaaacaatagaagaactttatttttattgtaaatcaaactttaatatttaaattagtttggTGGGCCCTGTGTTCAAAttctgaaattatttttatttatattatgtgtatgataaatatttgttttatataattaaaattataataaataaatattttgaacatataaaatatattttataatatggagttgcttttttatatttaataaattactttaaatttcaaacataaaagataaaatttaatttatattatgttaatgATCTTGTTTAAAATACTATTCAAATAATATcattgacataaaaaaaaactcattacgTTAATGATAttgtttgaataatattttactttattatggGAGTAGATTTATTTATCATCATCTTTCATTCTatctcattaatttattttatctttatttttataaaaattgaagtaaaCATTTGAATTAATCAAGTGATAGACAAAAGTTTGTAATCTTGAagacttataaaataatatttaaaatactgTAGTTTTTGTTaacgtaaaaaatattttttttaaattaaaattacttaaatctCATTTGAGATTAATTatgtaataaaatgaattaaataaattatttattaactcaatattaaaatgttgataaataatttttttaactctgtTATTATTTGAGTAAAATAAGAATAGATGAGTTATACGAGATGTCAAACATAAATTTAGCATAAGGCAATGCTGGACTAAGATACTATGTGCCTACATGGGTACAAAGCCATGAGAGGAGAGTTTTTGAGAGCTTCTTTGATAGAAAAAGTTCTATATTTTCAACAGAAAAGCTTTGAAAAGCTCTTCTAGCTTGTACCCAAACAGGTTATATATCTGTTAAGACATTCCTAACTCCTTTTCTTTGTGTGAGGCATTATTAGTGTGGCTATTGTTATGAAAAACAGGTTGCTTCCATATAAGGTTGGCATACTCCGGATGGTCGACAAATGGATTCCGATTGTGCTGATAAAATTTGCATATCCTTTCATTTCTCAGTTTTTCATCCCTTGAAGGTGGATCAACTTCATTCCATTTTAATAAAGTGGAAAGGAGTCCCATCTCCCTCTTTTCTGCAGGTAAGatgtaaatatcatttttacCTTATATCTGCAGCGAGAAAGGAGTTGCAATGTGTAAAAGAATAACAAACTAAACATCAGACTCAGAGCAAACTTTAGTTTTAAGTTCATGTCAAATTTTACACTTGCAGAGTAAtgcaataatcaaattaaactttttttgaaAAGATGTTTTAAGAATtcaccataaaaataaaaataaagaaattgtcATGAAGAATCAAACAGGTTTTAAAACTTtgtaattttagattttagaaaactaaaaactttttttaaaaagagtaaTCAAACATGTCCTAATTCCAATCCTGCTCTCCGTATTGGATGCCAGGTTTAAAAGATTCTTACATCTATGagactatgactaaacatgagcTTGATATGATAAAATTGCCATCAAAAGAAATACTACATAACATCAGGtgataaaattaatcatttgataaACAAATGCATAAAAAGCAAGATAATTTACTTATAatttgatcaacacatgcaaaTGTAAGGCATGTATATTCCCCCTTGGGGTTTGAGCTAAAAATCCAAATACTATTGTCAAATGAGAACTTCAATAGTTCAAGTGTTGAACCTACCAACATTTGGGGCATCTGAGAGGCGAAGGCCTGGAATTCCCCTTGGTTGTTGGAACCCATAACAGACTGCCATGTACATTAATGCCCTTGCTACATCCCCTCTAACCTGAAGGAGGTAACATCCCAAACGTtgttcaaacaaaaaataagttaattgtCCAGGTGAAGAAACATCAGAACCAATTATAAATAGATGAAGTACAGCGTTGAGACTTCCACCATCTATCCAGGTTCCTTTAACTGCTGTTATTGGTTTGTAGTGTACAAATTACTAGTAAAAATCAGCCAAAAGCATAAAACAATTTGAACACAATCTCAAGGTCACACAGGCTTAGTCTTGAGTAAAATGCTCCACCTCAGTCCAATACACCTTTAACCAAAAAAACTCGGTTGACATAATTTTAACAGCAACCCTTAACGGCTAAATAATCCTAAAATTTGGAAATGTATCATACTCATAACCACAATCTTGACTAATTACATTACACCTGTCCTAAActtcaaattcataaaataactCATAATTTCAAATAACCTTCAAGAACTTCTCCAGACTTTGCCTCTCAAAGAAATCTCTGAACttgaaaatcattaaaaatctCCCAATTTAACAGTGGTCAGGAGAACACAATATAAATTAACATATGACAGAACTACCAAGTCAGATATCCATCAAATTTCAAGCATGATCACCAATCAGTTATAAGGCTTTGAAAATGatagttaaaaacaaaaacgtATGACAGAAAAGATGACCTGCATAGGTGGTGCCCACCTCTCCTTGTCTGTTTCAGTGTCCAAAGCAGCTTCCTTGTTAGCGGGCCTCAAACATTTGCTTGAGCTAGTAATGCATTCACCATAGTACTTGTTCCCCCTTGATGAATTGACTGAGAAAAACTTGTAATATCAACTGAAATTGTAATCTTGACTAGTAAAAATATCGAGCAGTGGCTTTTCTTACCATTTACATCAGCAGGGCGAATATTGTGTAAATCAGTCAAAGATGGACCTTTAGTCAGCCCATAAGAACGAGGCCATAGATGTTcccctgtaaaaaaaaatataaataagtgaATCTATCACTCACTGTGGGTGTATGGGTGGGTTCCAAAAACTTGACCTTAATAGATGTATGGATCTATCACTCTCTTTTACATCCCAGCTATGTGATTGACCTTCTAAATTATCACTACACTTATTTTGGTTCACAGACCATCATAGATCAAGTGCTTGAAGCAGGCTTCATATACAGTTGTAAAATAGTTAAGACTTGAGAAGTTAAGCACAATTCTTGCTACTTTGGAATGGCCTAACGGGGGAGCATGATTAAATACATGTTTCCTTATTAAACCCATCATTTTCACCCGTTAGTTACAAATATGAATAGCGAACGAGCAGGCTACAAAAAGGGGCGAAAAACAAAACCATATGACAATTAAGGCTAGTGAGAAACTAACATCCAAGGCATGGCAAGTCCAACAAATTGATTAGTTGACTCACTATTCCATCCCTGCGGTTTTCCTGCCAACCGTTTTGGGACAACTCTCAAGGAGTATATTTCAACTCTGCACGTCATAATCATTAGTTACATGATAAAAACAAGCTAATGTGATTAAAAGCCAGTAACAAGTCCATACATTTCAGATGAAGCTTCTGGATTATCAATATCAGCAGCATCAAGAACCTTGAGGGCATCCCACACCTGTTAATTAGACAAACACTTCAGTTCAGCTCTGTAGATTCCTAAGTTGTATTGTATTAGATTGGAATCAAAATTGACCTCTCTGTAGGACAAGGAATGATGTGGGGCAACGATGCTATTCAATTGTCTTTTGAGTGCTTCACCTCTGAATCTAAAATGCTTCACAGAAGAATAGTAATGGCTAATGTCCTCACAGGGATAAGTAGAGGGAGCTGGGTAATCAGAGGCTGCAGCAGCGAGATTGAGAGATAGCAAGTAAAAGGAGATAAGTCTAGAAAGCCATCTCCACAAGATATCAAAACATAAGGCCCTGAAGAAAAAAGGCAATAGTACTTAACTTCACAAATCACAACCATGACAACATGGATCATTCGGCCACCCGACACTTTACaacgtaaaataaaaaaacagacgCATACCTCTCGTCGATGTTACTAGAAATTGGAATCGGCGGTTTTTGACGGCTTGCATAGGTTACCCAATCGCGGCACCGGCGCGGCGACGTTGGTCTTGCGGGTGGGTGAAGTTGGAGTGTTGGTATTCCGGGGAAATGCCGCCGGCATGAAAAGAATGCGGGTGGGTTCAGCTCAGATGTGCCTAACCTCATATTTGCAATGAATGAATAAGCCATAGGCACTGCATTATCCGGAATACAACTTTCTTTTTCCTACCGTGAAAACGGATTATCGATTTATATATTaggattaaatattaattcttctttttaatctataatttttagaataaatttctACATTTgagaattattaaatatataattttatttcaaacaatcattataaattgttaaaaaatatttaaagatagaACTTAAGAGACTTACTATTATTAGGCTATTATATATAAATGggttaattaactttttagccacttgttttaaatcaatttccacttttaatctctcaaaaatattttgaccAGTTTGGTTCTCCATAAATTTGCCAGATCCATTTTCTAATCCCCTTGTTAACTTTGATTGTTTTGCGATTATATAACATCCTATATAACATCCACATAGACATGTGGTGTGACATGTCACTTAGACAACTTAATTATGCAGATGTGGAAGactttataaacaaataatttaccCTGAAGTAGGAGTTAGAAAAAGTACATGCATtgcaattttaataaaagaaaagagaatttTGGTTCAAAAGTAAAATTTGGAGAATATATCATATCATCTATATGTTTGTAagtttacatatttaaaatcaatcataAAACATGATAGATAAATTACCAAGGATAGGATATCACACATAAGATATAAGATTAATTGAATGGAGAAAGACATCAAGATTATTTATGATTGTAAAGTAtctatcaaattcaaaatcaagttTTATCATATAACTACACTTTTAACTATATTACATGgtagtgaatattgaactttaAAGGGATAATATGACAACAAATATGAGTAGCAGAAATGTAAATGTTAAAATAGATGTATGATAAtacaataaaagataaaatacaaATGACGATATCTAAAAAAAGTTTGGTATAACaaccattgaaaaaaaaaagatcacaaGAAATCTGTTAAGTTATATTTGACATGTATAAAAAAGTCACAAGAGTCATTAGTTAGAAGAATAAATTGCATGACCTcaaacttataatatttttgaaatttttgtgtttaggtatgaaataagtgttatatgattcatgtaatcgaCTTCATTCAATGGAATAAGacattgttgttattgttgttacaTCCAAGGTGCCAATTACTAAAATACACCTTTTTACGataagaatgttttttttaatatattgaaattaaaataattcatcttatatgatttgtttaaaatagtatttaactatataatttaggaaaaacaattaattgttTGGTTAACATTAATACACAGTCTTAAGATTACAAACAAGCACAATCCCTTCTATCATATATACGTGATATTTAAAGATTATTTAGCGTCTTAACATaaccctaaaaaaatatatcacatttattcatttaatcacacattttaaaaaaatattacacatattttttgtgtgtataatgaaaaaaaaattgaatctaagATCTCATACAAAATTATCTAAACCTCATCATTAAGAGAATTTTGGTGTATCATATTTAGGGttggtttgtttaaacttaaaataaataaaatttaaaataaatgttttttaagaaaaaaataagatttactTTTTACAAAAGtagaaaactatttattttaaataaaagtaatttaaacaaacacatcatatagtcatgaAACTGATAATTTAGAGTTTTTCCGATGCTTATCTCAGAGGTGATTTCTGTTATTTTCGAggtgattttattttcataattacgTAACATTCAATAAGCTTTTTCGATCAATTCATTCTTTTAAGGAGACCTAGTTTAGCTATATATTAGTATCTGTAAAACAAAATGTATGAGTCGTTACGCAAGCAATATCAAGTAAACAAAGCGATTTACCATAATAACATACCATTAGGTAAATACTACGTACATTGGATAACTTTATAAcaatattaagaataaatatatcataaacaTTAGTAGTAAGTAAGAACATTAATAATTAGAGAAGCACAATAATAcctaaaaattagaattttcttctttgttatctcatgtaacaaaaagaaaaccctAATAATTAATTAGACTTAAAAGTTATGAAGgcgaaaaaggaaaagaagaggcTGCTGAGTGGTGAATGAGAATGAACAGGTGCGAGTGATTCGAATCATAGAATGTGACAAGAGCAGCCGAAACCGAACCACTATTTGGCAATACAATACGAGATTTactaaaaagaaacaagtgtaAACTCGAAAACCACATAGTATTGGCAGCGAAACGAGGTGAGGAGGGTCTTGTGGAATGTAGGAACACGAGACGCTTGGCAGCTCCATAAACCAACGTGTTATGGGTTTCGGTGCCAATTAAATGCATGCCACCCCCTTCTAACTTCTCCACATATATCCATCATCCCTCCTCTCTCTTTCCGCCCCAGATGGATTGCTGCCACAAAATCACTAAAACTTGGACTGCACTCTCTACTCGTTTCAACCATCATCGCAAATCTAGTCAGTGTCCTCTCtatcttttctttattattctcaatatccacatatatatattctataaagGAATGCTCTTCTGTTAGCAGGGGTTTCCGGTGGTCCAGTAGCCGGTGCCGGTGCCGGTGAATACTCTGCCGATTGCGACGGAATTAGTCGCGGTTTGCTGAAGCTTCGAGATGATGTGCAAATGTGCGGGTACAGAGATGCTGAG of the Glycine max cultivar Williams 82 chromosome 13, Glycine_max_v4.0, whole genome shotgun sequence genome contains:
- the LOC100798373 gene encoding ribosomal RNA processing protein 1 homolog isoform X2 produces the protein MEEQASQIGRSLVKQLACCKKTTRDKSLRLLLKSWLPSQSQPLSDDDAKKLWKGLFYCMWHSDKPLVQSDLVDRLSSLLLSLHLSVSLQYLSTFLLTMRREWSGIDALRLDKFYLLIRRFVSKLFSLMKTNSWDLLLVQRLMNVFDEGTLSAQDNKSHGNGVNYHIATVFLEELRPFLPLKQQVLEVLLKPFVSAMGRVHDKVLVGKIRSGVFDLLLKMGKRLLEVKKSGVEVEVDSRDEVVLIGTVALVMGFSGRLYEVGSSAECIQGNRKVLFALHSEFLKLEKESVNSGFEFVIPDFVVDEEEEEVPELVPLGPAEVAGNGEVLKKCKKDKKVSVEGGKSKKKKKKKKGDAAAQDSSDKENVACENGGNSNDGSVVLLNETVIANLQRQFEKVAEEAGLDDGVASACDSPQAASATGGTVSKKRKRTKSLKGKASQDSADLDGEESAVAKSGEKSTKKGSQWGL
- the LOC100798373 gene encoding ribosomal RNA processing protein 1 homolog isoform X3, with amino-acid sequence MEEQASQIGRSLVKQLACCKKTTRDKSLRLLLKSWLPSQSQPLSDDDAKKLWKGLFYCMWHSDKPLVQSDLVDRLSSLLLSLHLSVSLQYLSTFLLTMRREWSGIDALRLDKFYLLIRRFVSKLFSLMKTNSWDLLLVQRLMNVFDEGTLSAQDNKSHGNGVNYHIATVFLEELRPFLPLKQQVLEVLLKPFVSAMGRVHDKVLVGKIRSGVFDLLLKMGKRLLEVKKSGVEVEVDSRDEVVLIGTVALVMGFSGRLYEVGSSAECIQGNRKVLFALHSEFLKLEKESVNSGFEFVIPDFVVDEEEEEVPELVPLGPAEVAGNGEVLKKCKKDKKVSVEGGKSKKKKKKKKGDAAAQDSSDKENVACENGGNSNDGSVVLLNETVIANLQRQFEKVAEEAGLDDGVASACDSPQAASATGGTVSKKRKRTKSLKGKASQDSADLDGEESAVAKSGEKSTKK
- the LOC100798373 gene encoding ribosomal RNA processing protein 1 homolog isoform X1, yielding MEEQASQIGRSLVKQLACCKKTTRDKSLRLLLKSWLPSQSQPLSDDDAKKLWKGLFYCMWHSDKPLVQSDLVDRLSSLLLSLHLSVSLQYLSTFLLTMRREWSGIDALRLDKFYLLIRRFVSKLFSLMKTNSWDLLLVQRLMNVFDEGTLSAQDNKSHGNGVNYHIATVFLEELRPFLPLKQQVLEVLLKPFVSAMGRVHDKVLVGKIRSGVFDLLLKMGKRLLEVKKSGVEVEVDSRDEVVLIGTVALVMGFSGRLYEVGSSAECIQGNRKVLFALHSEFLKLEKESVNSGFEFVIPDFVVDEEEEEVPELVPLGPAEVAGNGEVLKKCKKDKKVSVEGGKSKKKKKKKKGDAAAQDSSDKENVACENGGNSNDGSVVLLNETVIANLQRQFEKVAEEAGLDDGVASACDSPQAASATGGTVSKKRKRTKSLKGKASQDSADLDGEESAVAKSGEKSTKKVRFSMINNLVWKPHNPLPPQSLRLPPSATPRGSALKKGVPPGPIREMPLPTKKPKLKRARKAIKGVAPVKRLKKLKSRAA
- the LOC100811157 gene encoding extracellular ribonuclease isoform X1; amino-acid sequence: MAYSFIANMRLGTSELNPPAFFSCRRHFPGIPTLQLHPPARPTSPRRCRDWVTYASRQKPPIPISSNIDERALCFDILWRWLSRLISFYLLSLNLAAAASDYPAPSTYPCEDISHYYSSVKHFRFRGEALKRQLNSIVAPHHSLSYREVWDALKVLDAADIDNPEASSEIVEIYSLRVVPKRLAGKPQGWNREHLWPRSYGLTKGPSLTDLHNIRPADVNVNSSRGNKYYGECITSSSKCLRPANKEAALDTETDKERWAPPMQVRGDVARALMYMAVCYGFQQPRGIPGLRLSDAPNVEKREMGLLSTLLKWNEVDPPSRDEKLRNERICKFYQHNRNPFVDHPEYANLIWKQPVFHNNSHTNNASHKEKELGMS
- the LOC100811157 gene encoding extracellular ribonuclease isoform X2; translation: MAYSFIANMRLGTSELNPPAFFSCRRHFPGIPTLQLHPPARPTSPRRCRDWVTYASRQKPPIPISSNIDERALCFDILWRWLSRLISFYLLSLNLAAAASDYPAPSTYPCEDISHYYSSVKHFRFRGEALKRQLNSIVAPHHSLSYREVWDALKVLDAADIDNPEASSEIVEIYSLRVVPKRLAGKPQGWNREHLWPRSYGLTKGPSLTDLHNIRPADVNVNSSRGNKYYGECITSSSKCLRPANKEAALDTETDKERWAPPMQVRGDVARALMYMAVCYGFQQPRGIPGLRLSDAPNVDIR
- the LOC100811157 gene encoding uncharacterized protein isoform X3, with protein sequence MAYSFIANMRLGTSELNPPAFFSCRRHFPGIPTLQLHPPARPTSPRRCRDWVTYASRQKPPIPISSNIDERALCFDILWRWLSRLISFYLLSLNLAAAASDYPAPSTYPCEDISHYYSSVKHFRFRGEALKRQLNSIVAPHHSLSYREVWDALKVLDAADIDNPEASSEIVEIYSLRVVPKRLAGKPQGWNREHLWPRSYGLTKGPSLTDLHNIRPADVNVNSSRGNKYYGECITSSSKCLRPANKEAALDTETDKERLEGM
- the LOC102667487 gene encoding uncharacterized protein codes for the protein MPPPSNFSTYIHHPSSLFPPQMDCCHKITKTWTALSTRFNHHRKSRVSGGPVAGAGAGEYSADCDGISRGLLKLRDDVQMCGYRDAEVMWNMLNVTLQRDQMEAPRSSKNAKFRKQRSISRVLFWTSHNSVMNISKLKMMNVKFCCGN